In the Haloferula helveola genome, one interval contains:
- a CDS encoding efflux RND transporter permease subunit, with amino-acid sequence MIQWFARNDIAANFLMIGILLIGGWSYFKRVPLEVQPGLQFNEIRIDVEYRGGSPEDVERSVVIPVELALEGLAGVKSIESEARAGSGEIEVNTKDGVDPKDLLEEVRQRVDQITSFPAETEPPRVWIPDTARWFDVIKIAVTGEMAEADLVKAARRIRDDLLEMPGISQAAIQGETRQEIAIEADLERLRDYDLGFSDLADAVRGSSVDMPAGAIQTDEGRLVIRSKGQAYDQDEFGRIVIRNREGADVMLKEVARVSDGYEENRKILRFNGEPALLIEALRLNEENALDIADKVKHYVATQRERFPLGINLFVWDDSSVELRGRLGTLVVSMLQGGFLVILVLGLFLRPSVAFWVLLGIPIAFAGGLATLPFFDMTLNSMSIFGFIIVIGLVVDDAIVTAENVFTKLRDGVPPVQAAVEGAKEVAVPVTFGALTTIVAFLPLFFLFDGFYANLTRQIPPVVAAVLVFSLIETKLALPCHLKHLKVGRTKMNAIARFQKTVADGLERFIERIYRPSLELATRNRYTTLAVFGALALTCFGVVKSGRLGFVNMPSIDRNRIVAMIRMPRDTPLEVTHQRVLQVESKIEQLKKEFVDPGTGESLIEDTLTATGGWSGRPGVNAREGFVTISIVDPGLRSEPGAKNSEIAKRWTELVGEMPDVQSFSIFGDRGGGFRGGGDDLESIEVELRGPESSLKQDLAEKIVDELKSYEGIATAWSNTGRSGREIHLTLTPEGEELGLNQRELGRQVRSAFFGEQAQRVQRGRDDIRVMVRLPLEERQSLHTLEELRIRTRDGGNAPLHTVADVSLEPARADINRIDGAQVSSISARPDDETVDVIRISRDISPRIDALLNEHPEYSWRFDGYVREHEETGHSLLIAFIGLALVLYALLAIPFRSLAQPFVVLLAVPFGVIGAFAGHLILDIVPSFLSIFGMLALAGVVVNDSLVMVDFANRRRREGDATMSAVVDAGTRRFRPILLTSLTTFVGLLPLMLDRSLQAQFLVPMAVSLGFGILFATFITLYLIPSAYLVMEDFLRGLRAARSWYVAPFRKEEAETGQDAIIQES; translated from the coding sequence ATGATTCAGTGGTTCGCGCGCAACGACATTGCGGCCAACTTTCTCATGATCGGCATCTTGCTGATCGGAGGTTGGTCGTACTTCAAGCGCGTGCCCCTCGAGGTTCAGCCGGGTCTGCAGTTCAACGAGATCCGGATCGATGTCGAATATCGCGGCGGCAGCCCGGAAGACGTCGAGCGCAGCGTGGTCATCCCGGTCGAACTCGCGCTCGAAGGGTTGGCCGGCGTGAAGTCGATCGAGTCGGAAGCCCGCGCCGGAAGCGGCGAGATCGAGGTCAACACCAAGGACGGCGTCGATCCGAAGGACCTGCTCGAGGAAGTCCGCCAGCGCGTTGACCAGATCACCAGCTTCCCCGCCGAGACGGAGCCGCCCCGGGTCTGGATTCCCGACACCGCGCGCTGGTTCGATGTCATCAAGATCGCCGTCACCGGCGAGATGGCCGAGGCCGACCTCGTCAAGGCGGCGCGACGGATCCGCGACGACCTGCTCGAAATGCCCGGGATTTCCCAAGCTGCGATCCAGGGGGAGACCCGGCAGGAGATCGCCATCGAGGCCGACCTCGAGCGCCTGCGCGACTACGACCTCGGATTCTCCGATCTCGCCGACGCGGTGCGCGGTTCTTCGGTCGACATGCCGGCCGGGGCCATTCAGACCGACGAGGGCCGCCTGGTCATCCGCTCGAAAGGCCAGGCTTATGATCAGGATGAGTTCGGCAGGATCGTGATCCGCAACCGCGAGGGCGCGGATGTCATGCTCAAGGAGGTCGCCCGCGTCTCGGACGGCTACGAGGAAAACCGCAAGATCCTCCGCTTCAACGGCGAGCCCGCCCTGCTGATCGAGGCGCTCCGACTCAACGAGGAGAACGCCCTCGATATCGCCGACAAGGTGAAGCACTACGTCGCGACCCAACGCGAACGCTTTCCTCTCGGCATCAACCTCTTCGTCTGGGACGACAGCTCGGTCGAACTCCGGGGCCGGCTCGGCACGCTGGTGGTGAGCATGCTGCAGGGCGGATTCCTCGTCATCCTGGTCCTCGGCCTGTTCCTGCGCCCGTCGGTCGCATTCTGGGTGCTGCTCGGCATCCCGATCGCGTTTGCCGGCGGTCTCGCCACCCTGCCCTTCTTCGACATGACCCTGAACTCGATGAGCATCTTCGGGTTCATCATCGTGATCGGACTGGTGGTCGACGACGCCATCGTCACCGCTGAAAACGTCTTCACGAAGTTGAGGGACGGCGTGCCACCGGTCCAAGCCGCGGTCGAGGGAGCAAAGGAAGTCGCGGTGCCGGTCACCTTCGGCGCGCTCACCACCATCGTCGCGTTCCTGCCCCTCTTCTTCCTCTTCGACGGTTTCTACGCCAACCTCACCCGCCAGATCCCGCCGGTCGTGGCGGCGGTGCTCGTCTTCTCCCTCATCGAGACCAAGCTAGCCCTCCCCTGCCACCTCAAGCACCTCAAGGTGGGCAGGACCAAGATGAACGCGATCGCGAGGTTCCAAAAGACCGTGGCCGACGGACTCGAAAGATTCATCGAGCGGATCTACCGCCCTTCGCTCGAGCTGGCGACGCGCAACCGCTACACCACGCTGGCCGTCTTCGGAGCTCTGGCACTGACCTGTTTCGGCGTGGTCAAGAGCGGCCGTCTCGGCTTCGTCAACATGCCTTCGATCGACCGCAACCGGATCGTGGCGATGATCCGGATGCCCCGGGACACTCCACTCGAGGTCACCCACCAACGGGTGCTCCAGGTCGAGTCGAAGATCGAGCAACTGAAGAAGGAATTCGTCGATCCGGGCACGGGCGAGAGCCTGATCGAGGACACCCTGACCGCCACCGGCGGCTGGAGCGGCCGACCCGGGGTGAACGCGAGGGAGGGCTTCGTCACGATTTCGATCGTCGATCCGGGCCTGCGCTCCGAGCCGGGTGCGAAAAACAGCGAGATCGCCAAGCGGTGGACGGAACTGGTCGGCGAGATGCCGGACGTGCAGTCGTTTTCGATCTTTGGCGACCGCGGCGGCGGATTCCGGGGCGGCGGCGACGACCTCGAATCGATCGAGGTCGAGCTCCGCGGCCCCGAGTCCTCCCTCAAGCAGGACCTCGCCGAGAAAATCGTCGACGAACTCAAGAGCTACGAAGGGATCGCCACCGCCTGGAGCAACACCGGCCGGTCGGGCCGTGAGATCCACCTCACGCTGACGCCCGAGGGCGAGGAACTCGGACTCAACCAGCGCGAGCTCGGACGGCAGGTCCGCAGCGCGTTCTTCGGTGAACAGGCGCAGCGCGTGCAGCGCGGTCGCGACGACATCCGCGTGATGGTCCGGCTGCCACTCGAAGAACGACAGTCGCTGCACACTCTGGAAGAGCTGAGGATCCGCACCCGCGACGGCGGCAATGCTCCTCTGCATACCGTGGCGGATGTCTCCCTCGAACCGGCACGCGCCGACATCAACCGGATCGATGGCGCCCAGGTCTCTTCAATCTCAGCGCGGCCGGATGACGAGACTGTGGATGTGATCCGGATTTCCCGGGACATCTCCCCCCGGATCGATGCTTTGCTCAACGAGCACCCCGAATACTCGTGGCGCTTCGACGGCTACGTCCGCGAGCATGAAGAAACCGGGCATAGCTTGTTGATTGCCTTCATCGGACTCGCACTGGTTCTTTACGCGCTCCTCGCCATACCATTCCGATCCCTCGCCCAGCCCTTTGTCGTTCTTTTGGCGGTTCCCTTCGGAGTGATCGGCGCCTTCGCCGGTCACCTGATTCTCGACATCGTGCCGTCGTTCCTTTCGATCTTCGGCATGCTGGCTCTGGCCGGCGTGGTGGTGAACGACTCGCTGGTGATGGTCGATTTCGCCAACCGGCGAAGGCGTGAGGGCGATGCGACCATGAGCGCGGTGGTCGATGCCGGAACGCGTCGCTTCCGACCGATCCTGCTGACCTCGCTGACCACCTTCGTCGGACTGCTTCCGCTGATGCTCGACCGCTCGCTGCAGGCACAGTTTTTGGTACCGATGGCCGTCTCGCTCGGATTCGGGATCCTTTTTGCAACTTTCATCACCCTCTACCTCATTCCTTCGGCCTACCTCGTAATGGAAGACTTCCTGCGGGGTCTGAGAGCCGCGAGATCTTGGTATGTGGCGCCTTTCCGCAAGGAGGAGGCCGAGACCGGGCAGGACGCAATTATTCAGGAAAGCTGA